Part of the Imperialibacter roseus genome, TACGGAAGATGAGTCAGCTATAAGGTTTTTATGGGAGCACCTTTGTATAGGTTTAAATTATACTCTCATGACTCGATTCTATCTACTGTTTGTTATTTGCTTGCTTACGGCCAAAAGTTATGGTCAGCAAGTCATTGTTACTGACGATGACAGCTATACCGGGGCTTCGTCGGCCATGTTGGATGTTAAATCCTCTACCAAGGGTTTCCTGCCTCCCCGGCTAACAACCAGCCAGCGAACATCTATTTCCTCTCCGGCCGAAGGGCTTTTAGTATTTGACTCCGATTTTTCTGAATTGATGATTTTCAGGAGTGGCGAATGGCATGAGGTATGGGATGCTGGTAATTTGCGAAGACCCAGCTATGGAGAAATTCACCTCACGTCAAATTTGTCGTCGGTTTTGCCAAGCAAAACATGGATTGGCTTCGTAAGCGGTTCTGCCAGCCAAGCCGCCGGAGGCGATGAACTGACCATTACAGAAGGCTCTTCTGTAAGCATACCCGATAAAATAGTGATTGGCTCTGAAGGCGGTGGTATTTACATGGTACAAATTTATTTAGCCTTTACAATGTCAGGTATTCAAGCAGACCGTGAAGTATGGGCTGAGGTACACAAAAATGGGGTAACTGCCACTAATCTTACCGCAAAAAAGACCATGAAAACTGGCACGACTGACGTTGGCAACTTCAGCGGATTGATATCGCTTGCTGCCGGCGACTATCTGGAGCTTTGGTTTTATGTGAACCATATAAGCAGTACCACCTTTGACGCCTCTTCCATGAATTTCATGGTTTACAGAATTAACTAGTGTATGCCATGAAGATTAGAACACTCGTATTGCTTTTGACGGCTTACATAATAAACGTAGATGTACTCAGCGCACAGTCTGCTGGTGTTTTGAATAATGGCGCAACAATTGTTGTTAAAAGCGGAGCGTTTTTGAAGGTGCTCGGTGGCTCTGACGCTTCGGTAAGCATCGCTGACGAAGGTGTTTTGCAAGGTGATATTGTATTGGAAGGAACGATTTACCTCGAGGGAAATTGGGCCAATAACAGCAGCGCCATCAATGTGCTCGAAAACGCCACAGGCACAGTTGTCTTTGCGGGAGCGACGCCTGTCATAAGAGGAAACTCAAAGACTCACTTTAAGAATGTTGCGGCTACCAACGATTTAACCCTCGAGAAAGACGTGAACTTAAGAGGCGGCCTAAGCATGGGTAGCGCAAGCATTATTTTAGGTGACAATGATTTGACAATAAGTGATGGAGGTACCATCGGCTTTACCAACGGATGGGTGAAAACCACCGGAGCGGGAACCTTAACGATGCCTGTAGCTAATGACAATACGCCTGTTATTTTTCCTGTTGGCCAAGCTACTTTTACGCCTATAGCTGTTACGCAGTCGGCAACAGGGTCTGCTGGCAACTTTTCCGTGAGGGTACATGACAACGTATTGGAAAATGGGGTGATGGGCGACCCGGTTTCGCTGCCACGGGTAAATAAGACGTGGCAGGTTAGCAGCGACGCTTCAGTAATCGATGTGTCATTTACAATGTACTGGAATACGGGGGATGAATCTGCCTCCTTCGACAGAGACCGTTCTTACGTTAGTCACTATACGGGCGGTGCATGGGATGCTAACTCGGCAGCTTCGGCAAGTGGGCTGGGGCCTTTCTTTACCACCCGATCAGGTATTACTTCACTGAGTCCCTTTTCTGTATTGGGAGAGGAAGAGGTACTTCCTGTTGAGTTTATTGACGTTTGGATTGAGGAAAAGGGCCAAAAGACAGTGCTGAACTGGAGTACAGCCTGGGAAGAGAATAATGACTATTTCAGCGTCGAAGAAAGTACTGACGGTGTTCACTTCTATACTATCTCAAAATTGGACGGAAGTGGATCAACTCAAGTGGTTAACAGGTACAGCAGCCCGCTCAATCCGAAAGCTGGATTATCCACCTACTACCGGGTCAGGCAGGTTGACTTTGATGGCAAATACAGCTTTTCTAAGACTGTACGCTATAATAATGCTGATTTGCATCAGGCTGAATTGAAAGTGCACAATGTTAGCTTCGACAAGCAAGGCCGAAGCCTAATCTTTGACGTATTTGCTGCTGATAGTGACCAGGCTTATTTAACCCTTTTCGAAGCGGGAGGAAATGTGCTTACCGAAAGTGGCATTTATTTGCACGAGGGGCAGCAACATATCACGTTACCGATCTCAACTGACCTGATATCAGCTACTATGTATATTCTGAAAATATTCGATGGTCGTGCTGAAAAAACAGTGAAATTTATACTCAAATAGACGAACTGCCACTGCCCTTGCTTTGTACTTCTTCTGCTCGTAGGCATATTAATTGATCTGTGCCCCCAACGCAACACTAAGTTCAAAGACGCAGGTTCTCTGTTCCCTGGCTTTTCGTTTAAATGCTCACCAGAAAAAGCGAAAAAGGAAAGAGTTACTACTCTCTTGGTGGACTAAGCATGATATGTGCCCTGTGAGTGCCAGGGTTCATGATCCATGGCTGCCCTGCAAATTCTGGTTTTGTAGGAAGGCCGGTTGACTCAGAAGTTTCAAAAGGGACATACACCACATATCTTAAGTAGCCGTTAACCACTTCACCGGAAGCCCAGGTAACATCGCCGTCTTCTGCGTTGTAAACATATAGTGTACTGCCTTTAGGGATATTTATTTTACCTGCCTTTGTTTCCGTTTCTCTGATGTCGAATATTTCCTGCGATGTTTTGCCTTCCTTTTTCAATTCTCTGCCTCTTGCCATAAACGGATCGAGATCTTTTTGGTAGCAGGCCACATTGAAGCCCTTAGAGTTGGGATCATCGGCGAGGCATATTAGCCCGTTTGACCCCTCACGAAGCGTGGTGAACTCTCCTGCACTATTGTAGCCATAAACCTTGGCGCCGTCCTTAAGCTCCGTAGGTGCGGCAAGCAAGGCTGTCTTTATCTGAATGTCTGATGAGGGAACATTCTGACTATAGCCATTGGCGTGAACAGTAATCAAAAGACCGATAAGTATAATCGCTTTCATAAGTTTCATTTTAGAGGTTGCAGAGTGTTGAAATGATCAGGCACACGTGACATCGTGCCCGCCGTCCCTGACATTAGTTAAGTGAATTTAGGAAAACTTAAGTTAATATTGCTCTACAGCGAAGCATTGTTTGTCGAAACACGATTATCTGAAAGGGCCGTACGCAATCGTGTGAGGTAATTTGCGTTTTCATTTATCGAATTTGACATTGGTACACACATCCGTTGCACTCCCTATTCGTTAACTTCGTTAGACAATTAGCTCCATCCATCAATTTGAGTATTGTTTTTTTGTAGCATTAAATATGTCGCATGAATTTTTGGTCAAGATATAGGGAGCTGATAGCGTCAAACCTGTCAAAGGAAACTGTCCCCGAAATAAAAGGAGTAGATTACTGGCGTGACAAGCTGTTTTACGTCATAGTTGTTTACACGTTGCCTGTGTGCATGATTGCCTATATTCCCGCAATGGCAATATGCTATTACCTTGATCAAACTGCGATAGCGTTTTACGATAGCCTGGCGATAGTGTTGATAGTGTTGGTTACCTTCTCAAAAAGACTAAGCCTGCGTTGTCGAAAGCTTATATATGTATTCACGCTATACTTGTTGTCTGTGAGCTTGTTGTATTACATGGGAGCTTACGGCCCTGGTCTTTTGTATCTCCTGTCCACGGTCATCTTCGTCAGTCTTATCTACTCCAGCAAATTGGCCTACTGGTGTATTCTTATCAATACAGTTATTTGCCTGTTGTTCGCTCTGGGTATGCAACTGCAAGTGATGGACTCGGCCATGGTTACCATTTACACACCTGAGGCCTGGCTGGCAGTAGCCTCAAATCAGGTGTTGTTAAGTATTTTGTTTGCAGCGTCCATACAGATGCTAACTTCCGGGTTTACTCAAACGCTGGAGAAGGAAAGCTCACTCAAAGAAAATATAAAGAATGAGGTTATTGAGTCTGCCAGGCTTGTTAAAGAGTTAAAAATAAAAAATGAGGAGATGGAGCAGTTTACCTATATAGCTTCACACGATCTTCAAGAGCCGCTTAATACTATTCTGGGAATCACCGAGGTACTGAAGCTTCCGAGCGCAAGGAACGCAGCCAGAGATTTCGAAAAAGGCCTGGATTACATTTCTTTTTCCGTCGAACGATTGAAGATGTTAATTAAAGGTCTTTTAGACTATTCCCGCATTGGCAGGCAATTGGCATTTGAAGAAGTTAGATGCGAAGAAGTGATAAGAAATGTTGCCAGCGATTTGCGCTCAGCCGTTTCGGAAAGTGGTGCAAAACTTATAATTGATGAATCGGTCAGGGATATGGACCGTGTAGCTGTTTTTCCGCTGGATTTCAATCAGTTGTTTCAAAACCTGATCAGCAATGCCATTAAATTTAGGAGCCCGACCGTGAAACCAGTCATAGAAGTGTCAGTTAAAGAGCGAAGTGATTTTTATGAATTTTTAATCAAGGACAATGGCATTGGGATAGATAAGGATAACCTTGACAAGATATTCATCATTTTTAAAAGAGCGCATAGTGACACCGCTTATCAGGGCACTGGAATAGGATTAGCATTCTGCAAAAAGATAGTTGAACTCCATGGAGGAAAGATTTGGGTAGAGTCAAAGGCAGGCAGTGGAAGTAGTTTTTATTTCACTATCTCCAGGCACCTCGCAAAATAATAGCCCCACTGCATAAAAGTTATTTATTGCAGTAATTCTCATCGGGATCGATGTAACGAAGACCGCCCATCCTTTTCATATAAATATTTGAAGGAAAATTTATGTTTTGCTAATCCGCAACTGCTAGTTTCGTGCGTATATAGGATTGAATCCTATTATGAATAAACTACTTTTCCATCTTTTCTGGTTTGCATTTTTTTTAACTCCAACGCTGGTCCTTTCTCAAAATTGCCTGGAACAGTTGGATAGCGCTAACTACTACTCAAAAACAGATAGGGTCAGGTCTTTGTACTTTGCCGATCAACTCATCTCAAAGCTCGATTCGGGGCTTTGTCAGAGGGAGGTGGGGTACGCAGAGGCATACAATAATATTGGGCTTATATACCTGGGCTTTGCAGAACACAACAGAGCTATCAGAGCCATTCAAAATAGCTTGAAGGAAGAGGTAGCGCAATATGATAGCCTGAGTCCGGGGCTTATCAAAATTTGTTTGAACCTTTCGGTGGCTTATCAGAACAACAGCGACTACCTGGCAGCTGAATCGTATTTGCTTTGGGCCGATTCGCTTGTGCGAAAGAACTATTCCGAACAGAGCCCTATTTACCTCGACGCTACCTATAAAAATGGACTTTTCTATATGGAGGTAGGTCAGTATGAAAAGAGCCGAAGTCAGTTTGAGCGGGCACTTAGGTTGACCTCCCAGTATTTTTCAGAAAATGATTCCATAAAGGGAGCCTTGCTGACTGAGTATGGTACGCTGCTGAGGGACATGGGTGACTATGAGGAAGGCGAAGTTGCCCTGAACCAGGCGATAGAAGCCCTAAAGGGAAAGAATGAGGTTATGCATTTGCGGGCACTTGACAGGCTGGCGGCGATAAAACTTGATCAAGGAGAGTTTTCTGCCTCGGAAAACCAGCTGCTAAGTAATTTGCAATTGAAAAAGGAGCGCTATCCCTCAGACTCGCTGCTGAGAATAGAGACACTTAATAGCCTTGCTGTATTGTACTTTAGGATCAATGACCTGGTTACCTCAGAGGCATATTTTGAGGATTTGCTGCACTATGCAGGCAGTAGGATTGAAATATCGCCCTATGTGACCAACAACATTGGTGCTATCTATTCGAAGAAAAGAGACTACAGAAAGGCTTTCGTTATGTTTCAGGAGAGTGCTGCGGCTATGCGGGAGCTGTATGGGGGCGTTCACCCCGACTATGCTAATGTGCTGAGCAACCTGGCCAATGTACAGAAAAGCCTGGGAGACATCAATAGCGCCCTTAATATCTATATGAGGGTGCTTGATTTGGATAAAACCATTTATGGGCCGGAAAACCCCCGATATGCCACAACACTTAACAATATAGCACTGATTTATCAGGCGTTTGGGTATGTGGAGTTGTCGGAGAAGCTTTTGCTGCAAGCACTGAAGATCAGGAAGGAAAAGCTGGGAGAGAAACACCCGATGTATGCGAAGAGTCTCAACGACCTCGGCGTTCACTTTTTGAATAAAGGCGACACACTTCAGGCTCTCGAGCATTTCGACGAAGCACTGAAAGCAGAAATTCACCACATGCAATCGGTGTTTCCTGTACTCACCGATCAGCAAAGGCAGCTATTTTTTGAAGACATTAAGTTTAACCTGGAGCGGTTTGCGAGTATTTCCTTCGGGAAAAGATATTTTGAAACTGAGTGGACTGAAAAGGTTTATAACTACTATTTGAACACAAAATCAGTATTGTTTTATGCGGCCGACAAGATGCGCACTACCATGCTGGAAAATCCTGATCCGGTCGTCAAGAACAGCTTTGTTAAGTGGAGAGAAGCAAAGTACATGCTGGCTCAAAGCTATCTTCTCTCTGAACATGAACTGACTTTGAGAGGAATCAACATTGCAAGCCTGGAAGAGCAGTGCAACAACCTGGAAAAAAAGATGGCGCTCCTGTCATCTACATTCTCCTCTCAGAGTGAGCTCTCTTTCTACAGCTGGCAGGATGTGGAGAAGAATATTGCCGATAGCGCTGTTTTAGTAGAGGTGATTGAGTTTAGGAACTACTCATTCAAGCTGGGTAAGTTGGGAGCCGAGCAGGGGTTTGATGACCGGAGCAGCTACGTGGTGTTCATTCTGCAGGGAGGCTCTAACCAGCTAAAAAGGATCAAGCTTGATGGCAGTGAGCAGCTGGTGGATCAATATACTTTCTATAAAAATTCCCTCAGATACGGCCTTGAAGATGCGTCTTCATATAATGTATTCTGGAAAAAAATTGACAATGAACTTAAAACAGACAGGAAGGTCTATTACGCTCCGGATGGCATCTATCACAAGTTAAACCCGGCCATATTGTATGATTCGGCTACAGAGCAATACGTGTCAGACAAATATAAGCTAGTGCACATCACCAGTGGCAAAGACTTTATTCAGGGAGGCAAGGAAGCCGCTAATAAGCTGAATACGGCGGCTATTTTTGGTAATCCTGACTTTACAACCCTGACTTTGACTTCACCACTCAACCCACTGCCAGAAGCGGAAAGGGAGGCTGATGATGTAACCGATATTCTACAGGGAGGAAAGTGGAAGGTTTCGGACTTCTATTATCTGAGTGCCACAGAGAGCAACCTTAAACTTAATCAGGATCCTGGCATACTTCACCTGGCAACTCATGGCTATTTTGAGGAAGACAGCAAGCGGCAAAGTGCGTTGCTCAACTCGGGCGTTTATCTGGCCAAAGATAAGAGTACCGAGGACGATGGAATTTTGACTGCCTATGAAGCAATGAACCTTAAGCTTGATCAAACCAGGCTTGTCGTCCTGTCGGCTTGCGAAACGGCACTTGGAACAGTTAAGAATGGAGAGGGTGTTTACGGCTTACAGCGGGCTTTTTTGGTGGCGGGGGCAAGCAATCTTATTATTTCTCTGGTAAAGGTGAACGACACCGCTACAAAAAACTTCATGAATATGTTTTATTCAGAATTTGTGAAAGAACATTCCATAGAAGACTCTTTTTTCACAGCAAGACAGCGTTTTAAACAACAATACCCGGATCCCTTTACATGGGGAGCCTTTATTCTTGTATCGAAGAAGTAATTACAACATCACTATTATTTCGTCCCCGGGCTTTAACTCTTCTTCGAGTTGATTTATTTCGTATATAAGCTCTTCAATGGTTTTGAACTTTCTGGCAATAGATTCTAGTGATTCGCCTGGTTTTACTGTGTACAGGAAAAAATTATCATCAATATCTTTTTGATTGATGAGGTTGCGCATGCTTGGCGTTTTGTGCCCGGCATCAAATACTCTCAGCG contains:
- a CDS encoding sensor histidine kinase, whose translation is MNFWSRYRELIASNLSKETVPEIKGVDYWRDKLFYVIVVYTLPVCMIAYIPAMAICYYLDQTAIAFYDSLAIVLIVLVTFSKRLSLRCRKLIYVFTLYLLSVSLLYYMGAYGPGLLYLLSTVIFVSLIYSSKLAYWCILINTVICLLFALGMQLQVMDSAMVTIYTPEAWLAVASNQVLLSILFAASIQMLTSGFTQTLEKESSLKENIKNEVIESARLVKELKIKNEEMEQFTYIASHDLQEPLNTILGITEVLKLPSARNAARDFEKGLDYISFSVERLKMLIKGLLDYSRIGRQLAFEEVRCEEVIRNVASDLRSAVSESGAKLIIDESVRDMDRVAVFPLDFNQLFQNLISNAIKFRSPTVKPVIEVSVKERSDFYEFLIKDNGIGIDKDNLDKIFIIFKRAHSDTAYQGTGIGLAFCKKIVELHGGKIWVESKAGSGSSFYFTISRHLAK
- a CDS encoding CHAT domain-containing protein, yielding MNKLLFHLFWFAFFLTPTLVLSQNCLEQLDSANYYSKTDRVRSLYFADQLISKLDSGLCQREVGYAEAYNNIGLIYLGFAEHNRAIRAIQNSLKEEVAQYDSLSPGLIKICLNLSVAYQNNSDYLAAESYLLWADSLVRKNYSEQSPIYLDATYKNGLFYMEVGQYEKSRSQFERALRLTSQYFSENDSIKGALLTEYGTLLRDMGDYEEGEVALNQAIEALKGKNEVMHLRALDRLAAIKLDQGEFSASENQLLSNLQLKKERYPSDSLLRIETLNSLAVLYFRINDLVTSEAYFEDLLHYAGSRIEISPYVTNNIGAIYSKKRDYRKAFVMFQESAAAMRELYGGVHPDYANVLSNLANVQKSLGDINSALNIYMRVLDLDKTIYGPENPRYATTLNNIALIYQAFGYVELSEKLLLQALKIRKEKLGEKHPMYAKSLNDLGVHFLNKGDTLQALEHFDEALKAEIHHMQSVFPVLTDQQRQLFFEDIKFNLERFASISFGKRYFETEWTEKVYNYYLNTKSVLFYAADKMRTTMLENPDPVVKNSFVKWREAKYMLAQSYLLSEHELTLRGINIASLEEQCNNLEKKMALLSSTFSSQSELSFYSWQDVEKNIADSAVLVEVIEFRNYSFKLGKLGAEQGFDDRSSYVVFILQGGSNQLKRIKLDGSEQLVDQYTFYKNSLRYGLEDASSYNVFWKKIDNELKTDRKVYYAPDGIYHKLNPAILYDSATEQYVSDKYKLVHITSGKDFIQGGKEAANKLNTAAIFGNPDFTTLTLTSPLNPLPEAEREADDVTDILQGGKWKVSDFYYLSATESNLKLNQDPGILHLATHGYFEEDSKRQSALLNSGVYLAKDKSTEDDGILTAYEAMNLKLDQTRLVVLSACETALGTVKNGEGVYGLQRAFLVAGASNLIISLVKVNDTATKNFMNMFYSEFVKEHSIEDSFFTARQRFKQQYPDPFTWGAFILVSKK